The genomic stretch CAGCCCCAACGCGATCGATCCGCACAGGCGAATGGCCGAGGAAATATAGAACGCGAAGTTGATATCGAACAAACTCATGATCCAGACGCCAAACTGCGGCGCGAAGATTGCCGTCATCCCGATCACCAGCGAGTGCATCGCGATAAACAGCGCGCGCTTGTCATCTGGTGACACTTCCAGCACGCGGTTGAACAGCGTTTGCACGGTGCCGGCCACAAAGATGCCCATCCACAGGTTGAACGCGGCGAGCACCCACACATTCATCGTCAGTGAATAGAGCAGTGGTGCTGTCGCCAGCCCCGCCGTCCCGATGCTCAGCGTCCAGCCATGCCCGATCTTCTGCGCCACTTTGCCCCACCACGGATAGGTCAGCACACCCATCACTGAGTTGCAGACGGTGATCACCGACACCCACAGCGCCGACATGTTCGCATAGTCGGGCGATACCTGATAAATGTTAAACAGCGGCCAAGCCATCTGCCAACCGAAATGAAACACCGCCGAAGCAAGCGCAAAAATTAAAAAGCGCTGCTCTCGCTGCAGAACCTGCCACAGTTCGCCTAGTGAATGCATTTTCTTTTCGGTCGTGACCATGGGCTCTTTGACCTTCATCAGCGTCGATGCTTCCAGCATCCCGACCACAAAAGACAGGGCAAAGATCGTCTGATACGCCCACGGCGCGCCACCATAGACATAGATCAAGATCCCGGTCAGCACCGTCGTGATCGTCCCGATCCCCTGTGTGATGCGATTGCGCGTCCCAAACACGCGCGCCCGCTGGGAAGCGGGGATGACATCGCCGATAAACGCCTGCCAGGACAGTTGGTACATGGAGAACGGAATGTTCATCAACCCGACGAACAGGACGAACATCCACGCCATCCAATACAATTCGAGAGAAAGAAACGGAAGAATGGCAAGAAACAGAAAAAACAGTCCGCGCAGATAGATCATCGACGCGGTAAACTTCTTCTTCGCCACAAGACGATCAATAAAAAGAGCGCCCGGCAACAAGACGAGGATCCCAGTTAACGCCGGCAACGACGACAACCAAGCGACTTGTGAATCGGACGCTTCCAGAACTTTGATCGCAAATAGGGGAATAAACGGAGCTGTCAAATTCTGAGCCAGCACCGCAAAAATACCCTGTATTGTGTTGATTCTGACATTGTGGCGAAGGCTGCGATATGCCTCTTGTTCATGCATGAGGATTCGCACCTCCTTGACAACGAAGATGACTGACCACGGTAGCGTTAGATACACTCACTTTACTTATGCAGGAATGACAGACAAAACAGGCAGTCCCCTTCTGTGCGGAGACTTCCATAGTGCAGGTTGCAAATGTGGAACCCTTCCTGATACAAGCGGGCCAAGTTGTCATACCCTTCGCCAAGTTGGACGGTCTTATCGTCGCCTTCCGCCACGGACGCCTGCTCTTGGCTGTCGAGACGCTTGCGCAGATTTTCATTTTCCATCTGCAGTTTGTGATTCTCTTCGATCAGTTCCACGATCTTCTGTTTCAGCGACCCCAATTCTCGATAGAGCTCGCCGATTCGTTCTTCAACATTGGCTACTTGTGCAAAAACGGCCTGTTTATCCACACCTGTTCACCCCACTTGCAATCCCCTGAGCTAATGGGCCAAAGCCATGCTGTTCTACTTGACGTCTGCTACCTCAAGGTCTGCATCATACGTGTCGCTTTCAAACTTCAAACAACACATCAAACGGCCGCAGAGTCCGGAAATCTTCGCCGGGTTCAGCGACAGATTCTGGTCTTTCGCCATCCGGATCGAAACCGGGTCGAAATCACCCAGCCAGCTCGAGCAGCAGAGGATGCGTCCGCACGGTCCAATCCCACCGAGCAGTTTAGCCTCGTCGCGCACGCCGATTTGACGCAACTCAATGCGGGTGCGAAACACGGAGGCGAGGTCCTTGACCAGCTCGCGGAAATCGACGCGACCATCTGCGGTAAAATAAAAGATAATCTTGTTGCGGTCAAATGTGTATTCGACATCGACCAGTTTCATTTCCATGCCATGATCGGCAATTTTCTGCTGACAAATCGTAAACGCCTTCTTCGCGGCGACCTTGTTTTCCTCCACCTGGGCTGCATCTTTAGCGTCGGCGATGCGAAGCACCCGTTTCAACGGCAAAACGACGTCTCCTTCAGAAACAGACTTTTTGCCGATGACGACTT from Tumebacillus algifaecis encodes the following:
- the yabA gene encoding DNA replication initiation control protein YabA, giving the protein MDKQAVFAQVANVEERIGELYRELGSLKQKIVELIEENHKLQMENENLRKRLDSQEQASVAEGDDKTVQLGEGYDNLARLYQEGFHICNLHYGSLRTEGDCLFCLSFLHK